The genomic region TCTTTTTTGAGAAAGAATCTGCTGTAACCTGGCGGGAAATTTGGCAATTCACCAAAAATGACGTATCCCTGTTGCTGGTAAAATTCTGGTGCTTGGAAACTAAATGTATCTAAATAAGCATATTTACAGCCGCGTCTGACAGCTTCTTGCTCCGCAGCCTCCAGTAAAGCATGACCGTAACCTTGTCCGCGCCAAGTTTCATCTATCCATAAAATATCGATATACAACCACTGCCAATAAGTCGAACCAATCAACCCGCCAGCCAGACGAGCGCCTTCATTTCGTAAAAAGATAGCTAACTGCTGGAAATTCCCTTCACCAGCGCGATCGCGATTAAATGCCAGCAGTTGTTGCAAAATAAATTCTATGTCTTCAGGATGCGGCTTCTCAGTGGTGTCAATCCTAAGCGGTTGTTTCACGAAAATTTATCCCAATTAAAAAAGTTTAGCGTGCGTACAAATAGACTGTATCATCGCAAATAGAAGTAAAAAACTGTGGCTAATTCAGAGATTTGTCGTATGTTGCGCTCGTAAATCATATAACCAGTCACTTTCAAACAC from Chroococcidiopsis sp. SAG 2025 harbors:
- a CDS encoding GNAT family N-acetyltransferase; amino-acid sequence: MKQPLRIDTTEKPHPEDIEFILQQLLAFNRDRAGEGNFQQLAIFLRNEGARLAGGLIGSTYWQWLYIDILWIDETWRGQGYGHALLEAAEQEAVRRGCKYAYLDTFSFQAPEFYQQQGYVIFGELPNFPPGYSRFFLKKEIHL